One region of Quercus lobata isolate SW786 chromosome 2, ValleyOak3.0 Primary Assembly, whole genome shotgun sequence genomic DNA includes:
- the LOC115965202 gene encoding uncharacterized protein LOC115965202 translates to MPTKPKFSLCCSEGRVELPLLKEPPPFLGKLLNINSDQRSINFQLGIRIYNSLFAFTSLGGNVDRSVNNGSGPYVFRANGQTHHRIGSLLPIHGQKPKFAQLYIYETDNEVKNRIDAVIHEDDRNYVDPDIVTGLMEICNSGERQYDLPVTSETVGLIVGDFDIESSDRDIIVENQSLGLQRINGTHPSFMALQYPLLFQYGEDGYMLGIPYRNLNGSNSRKRESITMREYYAYRLQQRFHEGKTLLLGRRLFQQFIVDAYTSIKEERLQWVRFNQKKLRSELYYGLKDAVLHGDTDPIIVGKRIVLPSSFTGSPRWAGYPDLFLTFTCNPKWPEINHSLEFIGGLKYEDRPDIVARGLPHAHILLFLDPKDKCPSPTDIDGSIMAEIPHLDEDPVANEAGSNRATVVVEENLPNIGRDGQETDIVVDETKAYLDCRYISASESCWRIFEFLIQFRYPLVERLNFHLEDEHPIIYLENTSLDNVLNIPGIEETKFTEWMKTNEAFEDARELTYAELPTKWVWHSNDKQWQRRKYKYCIGRVYYAHPSSGERFYLRMLLNIVKGPRNFKELRTINDVTYPTYKEAYYALGLLDDDKEWHDSLIEASSWASGQQLRQLFVTMLLFCEVADPLSLWESNWKLITEDILNRQRHILQFQELILSDDQLRNYGLYEIEQILQQYGRSLRDYPQMPQPNMDLIQNGNRLIQEEMSYDVSSLKREHEILISGLNNEQRIIYNSIMEAVATERGGMYFVYGYGGTGKTYLYRTIMSGIRSKGKIALAIASSGIAALLLLGGRTAHSRFHIPINVNDDSTCDIKQRTQAAELLTKTSIILWDEAPMAHRNCFEVVDRTLRDILQIEDPQNAEKTFGGQVVVLGGDF, encoded by the exons ATGCCTACAAAACCGAAGTTTAGTTTGTGCTGTTCTGAAGGAAGAGTTGAACTCCCTCTATTGAAAGAACCTCCACCCTTTCTTGGAAAATTACTCAATATTAATAGTGATCAGAGATCAATAAACTTTCAACTAGGGATAAGAATCTACAACTCTCTCTTTGCTTTCACTTCTTTGGGGGGTAATGTTGATAGATCAGTGAATAATGGTTCTGGTCCATATGTGTTTCGTGCAAATGGTCAAACTCATCATAGAATTGGATCACTTCTTCCTATCCATGGCCAAAAACCTAAGTTTGCACAGCTTTATATTTATGAAACTGATAATGAAgttaaaaatagaattgatgCAGTTATACATGAAGATGATAGAAATTATGTGGATCCAGATATTGTTACCGGGTTGATGGAAAT TTGCAATTCTGGTGAAAGGCAATATGACTTACCTGTAACGTCTGAGACAGTTGGTCTTATTGTTGGAGATTTTGATATTGAAAGTTCTGATAGAGATATTATTGTTGAGAATCAAAGTTTAGGATTGCAACGTATAAATGGAACTCATCCAAGCTTTATGGCATTGCAATATCCATTACTTTTTCAGTATGGTGAGGATGGGTATATGCTTGGTATACCTTATAGGAATTTGAATGGGAGCAATTCTAGAAAAAGGGAATCAATAACAATGAGAGAATACTATGCTTATAGGCTTCAACAACGCTTTCATGAGGGCAAGACATTGTTGCTTGGTAGGAGGCTTTTTCAACAATTTATAGTGGATGCATACACTTCTATCAAAGAAGAAAGACTACAATGGGTTAgattcaatcaaaaaaaattgaggtcAGAGCTGTACTATGGTTTGAAAGATGCCGTTCTTCATGGTGATACAGATCCCATTATTGTAGGCAAACGAATAGTCCTACCATCGTCATTTACTGGAAGTCCAAG ATGGGCAGGTTACCCAGATTTATTTCTTACATTTACTTGCAATCCAAAATGGCCAGAGATCAATCATTCCTTAGAATTTATAGGAGGCCTGAAATATGAGGATCGGCCAGATATTGTAGCAAg AGGACTCCCACATGCACATATTCTTCTATTCTTGGATCCAAAGGATAAGTGTCCAAGTCCAACAGACATTGATGGTAGCATTATGGCTGAGATACCACATCTAGATGAGGATCCTGTTGCTAATGAAgct gGATCAAATAGAGCAACAGTTGTTGTAGAAGAGAATTTGCCAAATATTGGGCGTGATGGACAAGAGACCGACATTGTTGTTGATGAGACAAAAGCATACTTGGATTGTAGATATATTTCAGCTTCTGAATCATGTtggagaatatttgaatttctAATTCAGTTTCGATATCCACTTGTTGaaagattaaattttcatttggaaGACGAACATCCCATCATTTATCTGGAAAATACAAGCTTGGATAATGTTTTAAATATACCTGGTattgaagaaacaaagtttACAGAATGGATGAAAACAAATGAGGCTTTTGAAGATGCTCGAGAGTTGACTTATGCTGAATTGCCTACAAAATGGGTATGGCATAGTAATGATAAGCAATGGCAAAGAAGGAAATATAAATATTGTATCGGAAGAGTGTATTACGCACATCCTTCAAGTGGTGAAAGGTTTTATTTGAGAATGTTGCTTAACATTGTCAAAGGTCCAAGAAACTTTAAAGAATTAAGGACTATAAACGATGTTACTTATCCAACTTATAAGGAAGCCTATTATGCACTTGGACTTCTTGATGATGACAAAGAATGGCATGATTCCCTAATTGAAGCTTCTAGTTGGGCTAGTGGGCAACAATTGCGTCAACTATTTGTTACAATGCTATTGTTCTGTGAAGTAGCTGATCCATTAAGTCTTTGGGAATCCAACTGGAAATTGATTACAGAAGATATACTAAATAGGCAAAGGCATATCCTCCAATTCCAAGAACTAATTTTATCAGATGACCAATTGAGAAATTATGGATTGTATGAAATCGAACAAATCCTCCAACAATATGGAAGATCACTTAGAGATTATCCACAAATGCCCCAGCCAAATATGGATCTTATTCAGAATGGGAATAGACTTATTCAAGAAGAAATGTCGTATGATGTATCAAGTTTGAAAAGAGAACATGAGATCCTAATTTCTGGCCTAAACAATGAACAGAGAATAATCTACAATTCTATAATGGAAGCAGTTGCTACTGAAAGAGGGGGAATGTATTTTGTCTATGGATATGGTGGAACGGGTAAAACATATCTTTATAGAACCATCATGTCTGGTATAagatcaaaaggaaaaattgctCTTGCTATTGCGTCTTCAGGAATTGCTGCTTTGTTGCTTCTTGGTGGAAGGACTGCTCACTCGAGATTTCATATCCCAATTAATGTAAATGATGACTCTACCTGTGACATAAAGCAAAGAACACAAGCAGCAGAACTTCTCACAAAAACAAGTATTATACTTTGGGATGAAGCACCGATGGCACATAGGAATTGTTTTGAAGTTGTTGACCGTACGTTACGAGATATACTACAAATTGAAGATCCTCAAAATGCTGAAAAAACTTTTGGTGGTCAAGTTGTAGTTCTAGGGGGTGATTTTTGA